A single window of Nitrospirota bacterium DNA harbors:
- a CDS encoding glycosyltransferase family 2 protein, which produces MLEQEKIHQVECQISVVVPMYNESSNVAVFFQRLVPILESTGLSYEIICVNDGSSDDTLVRLQKERQNNPAIAIVDLSRNFGKELALTAGLNFSRGNAVIPIDSDLQDPPELITSMIAKWHEGYDVVYAVRSSRSGESFMKRLTAKMFYKTINYITDIDIPRDTGDFRLLDRRVVDVLNKIPENTRFMKGLFAWVGFKQTGIFFDRDPRFSGKTKWNYWKLWNFAIDGITLFSATPLKVWTYAGFSIALLSLFFAAFVIIKTLVKGIDVPGYASIMVTVLFIGGIQLLSVGIMGEYIGRIYTEAKRRPLYIVNKIYGINNDSTS; this is translated from the coding sequence ATGTTGGAACAAGAGAAAATACATCAAGTTGAATGCCAAATATCTGTTGTGGTACCTATGTACAACGAATCGTCAAATGTGGCAGTATTCTTTCAGCGGTTAGTGCCAATTCTTGAGTCAACCGGATTAAGTTACGAGATAATTTGTGTTAATGATGGAAGTTCTGACGATACTCTTGTGAGACTTCAGAAGGAGAGACAAAATAACCCTGCCATTGCAATTGTTGACCTTTCCCGTAATTTTGGTAAAGAACTGGCTCTCACTGCAGGGCTTAACTTTTCAAGAGGAAATGCCGTCATCCCAATAGACAGTGACCTGCAGGACCCACCGGAGTTAATCACCTCAATGATTGCAAAGTGGCATGAAGGCTATGATGTTGTTTATGCCGTCAGAAGTTCACGCTCCGGAGAGTCTTTTATGAAACGTCTCACAGCTAAAATGTTTTATAAGACTATTAATTACATTACCGATATAGACATCCCAAGAGATACCGGTGATTTCAGGCTTCTTGACAGGCGGGTCGTTGACGTGCTTAACAAAATCCCTGAAAACACCAGATTTATGAAAGGACTCTTTGCATGGGTGGGTTTTAAGCAAACCGGTATATTTTTTGACAGAGACCCGAGGTTTTCCGGCAAAACTAAATGGAATTACTGGAAACTTTGGAATTTTGCTATAGATGGAATAACTCTTTTCAGTGCAACACCGCTTAAGGTTTGGACTTATGCGGGGTTTTCCATTGCTTTGCTGTCTCTTTTTTTTGCAGCCTTTGTGATAATAAAAACACTGGTTAAAGGGATAGACGTTCCCGGTTACGCCTCCATAATGGTCACAGTACTGTTTATCGGGGGAATTCAACTTCTAAGTGTGGGAATAATGGGTGAGTACATTGGGCGGATTTATACAGAAGCCAAAAGGCGGCCACTTTACATAGTTAATAAGATTTATGGTATAAACAACGACAGTACAAGCTAA
- a CDS encoding response regulator produces the protein MAEHEQKDGIDVLLVEDSLSQAVFLKNLLLRYRYKVRIARNGLEGLEFLKEEPYPAIIISDVQMPIMDGYEMCKQVKNDDILKNIPVILLTQLSAAEDIIKGLESGADNFIIKPYSEESLISRIEQLIKLYKTEHIPSDPKTGIELTMGGKNYVLNPERRQILNLLVTTYEKVIDQNKQLLEKEFELTRINSILEQRVEEETKKRLEHEQLLVHRSKMATMGEMLGVIAHQWKQPLNSFALLVQDLRDTFSAGQLNQNYIDINVEESMRQIGFMAKTIDDFRKFFMPSKKMTEFNVVEAINEVIRILSSQIKISSIKITVESIGNGKLTVTGYRNEFMHVILNILSNSRDAILARDKSGERAISIVINTDGNSVVTEIQDTGGGIPEDILSKVFDAYFTTKEQSDGTGIGLYISKIIIESNMRGTISAENRGGGALFKISIPHS, from the coding sequence ATGGCAGAACATGAACAGAAGGACGGTATAGATGTCTTATTAGTAGAGGACAGCCTTAGTCAGGCGGTGTTTCTTAAAAACCTGTTACTCAGATACAGGTATAAAGTGAGGATAGCCAGAAACGGCCTTGAGGGCCTTGAGTTTCTGAAAGAGGAGCCGTATCCTGCCATAATAATCAGCGACGTTCAGATGCCAATTATGGATGGCTATGAGATGTGCAAACAGGTTAAAAATGATGACATACTAAAAAACATCCCAGTAATACTGCTTACTCAACTGTCAGCAGCCGAGGATATAATAAAGGGACTTGAGAGCGGGGCGGATAACTTCATAATAAAACCATACTCAGAGGAATCCTTAATCAGCAGGATAGAGCAGTTGATAAAATTGTATAAGACAGAGCACATCCCATCTGACCCAAAGACTGGGATTGAGTTAACGATGGGCGGGAAGAATTACGTATTAAATCCTGAGCGCCGTCAGATTTTAAATCTCCTTGTGACTACTTACGAAAAGGTTATTGACCAAAACAAGCAGTTACTTGAAAAGGAATTCGAGTTAACCAGAATTAACAGTATATTAGAGCAACGTGTCGAGGAGGAGACAAAGAAAAGGCTTGAGCATGAGCAGTTATTGGTTCACCGCTCAAAGATGGCTACAATGGGAGAGATGCTTGGAGTTATAGCCCACCAGTGGAAACAACCACTGAACTCATTTGCGCTACTGGTTCAGGATTTACGAGATACTTTTTCTGCCGGACAGCTCAATCAGAACTACATTGATATAAACGTAGAGGAGTCAATGAGACAGATAGGGTTTATGGCAAAAACGATAGACGATTTCAGAAAGTTTTTCATGCCTTCTAAAAAAATGACCGAATTTAATGTGGTTGAAGCGATAAATGAGGTCATACGGATATTATCGTCACAGATAAAGATCAGCTCTATTAAGATAACCGTTGAGAGCATTGGCAACGGCAAATTAACAGTTACAGGGTATCGTAATGAGTTTATGCACGTAATTTTAAACATACTATCCAACTCACGGGATGCTATCTTAGCACGAGATAAGTCAGGGGAGCGTGCAATTTCAATCGTAATTAACACAGATGGCAACTCTGTGGTAACAGAGATACAGGATACCGGGGGTGGGATTCCTGAAGATATTCTCTCTAAGGTGTTTGATGCCTATTTCACAACGAAAGAGCAGTCAGACGGCACAGGAATCGGGCTTTACATATCAAAAATAATAATAGAGAGCAACATGAGAGGTACTATTTCGGCAGAAAACAGAGGCGGCGGAGCACTGTTTAAAATATCAATTCCACACTCATAG
- a CDS encoding glycosyltransferase family 4 protein has protein sequence MGCNVSIDVRLIGSSGIGRYISCLLKAISNRDDINLTFIGDRGKIYPLLSNPESHRIIHYTDSVFTMSEQLFMLSMLPPECNLFFAPHFNVPIYPFKTIKRVVTIHDMFLLAHFNTLTMKQKLYSKVMLNTAASLSDKIITVSEFSKSEIIKYTKQPSSKVVAIHNGVDREVFKPCEDKAALTQLKERLNLPERFILYVGNVKPHKNLMRLLKAFEMLLSEPDFKDLRLVIVGQTEGFRTGDDEFLRAVNEDAQLSRHVLIKGILSDADLPYYYNLAAVTVHPSLYEGFGLPLVEAMASGCPLVCSNIAPMQEVCKGAALYFDPLKTETIAEGLREMLTNEKLRMRMIKHGLKRSESFSWERVSEQHVKVFKEIVYTNQTREY, from the coding sequence ATGGGGTGTAATGTTTCCATAGATGTCCGCCTAATCGGCTCCTCTGGAATTGGAAGGTATATATCTTGCCTTTTAAAAGCAATATCCAACCGTGATGACATCAATCTTACCTTTATCGGCGACAGGGGAAAAATCTATCCTCTTTTAAGTAACCCTGAAAGCCACAGAATAATTCACTACACCGATTCCGTATTCACTATGAGTGAGCAACTATTCATGCTTAGCATGCTTCCTCCGGAATGTAACCTGTTTTTCGCCCCCCATTTTAATGTACCTATTTATCCGTTTAAAACCATTAAACGTGTTGTCACAATTCACGACATGTTTTTGCTTGCACATTTCAACACACTCACTATGAAACAGAAATTATATTCCAAGGTTATGTTAAACACGGCAGCCTCACTCTCAGATAAGATAATCACAGTTTCTGAGTTTTCAAAATCTGAAATAATAAAATACACAAAGCAGCCATCCTCTAAGGTAGTTGCCATACATAACGGAGTGGACAGGGAGGTTTTTAAGCCATGTGAGGATAAGGCAGCTCTGACACAGCTCAAGGAACGGTTAAACCTGCCAGAGAGATTTATTCTCTATGTGGGAAATGTAAAACCACATAAAAATCTGATGAGGTTGCTTAAGGCTTTTGAGATGCTACTGTCCGAACCTGACTTCAAAGACCTGAGGCTTGTTATAGTAGGACAGACGGAGGGGTTCAGAACAGGTGATGATGAATTTCTGAGGGCTGTTAACGAGGATGCACAACTCAGCCGGCATGTTTTAATCAAAGGCATTTTAAGTGATGCTGATTTGCCATATTATTATAACCTTGCTGCCGTGACAGTGCATCCGTCCCTATACGAGGGGTTTGGGCTTCCTCTTGTTGAGGCAATGGCATCCGGTTGTCCTTTGGTCTGTTCAAATATTGCACCCATGCAGGAGGTATGTAAGGGAGCTGCCCTATACTTTGACCCGCTTAAGACTGAAACTATTGCCGAGGGGTTAAGGGAAATGCTTACGAACGAAAAACTCAGGATGCGCATGATTAAGCACGGACTTAAACGCTCTGAGTCCTTTAGCTGGGAGCGAGTCTCAGAGCAGCACGTAAAGGTATTTAAGGAAATAGTCTATACAAACCAAACAAGAGAGTATTAA
- a CDS encoding metallophosphoesterase, which produces MKKSFRVFLVVLALLFPFSSAVYSEDCSSVKQPFSFIVFGDSRADRKIDAAVSPSLAPLVVTIKAYIDNPQKYYKNGIKPSFIMFNGDLAVRANKENYATWKKIMQPLYDEKLPIAIALGNHELYDSDSESGYLQKQKDFQDFNNEGLSKFPEQGRCIKGWNNNAAYSFMWNNSLFITMDTYLFPHELNEHKKYDLSGWMDKEQLNFVKHELVSNNKATFTFVFAHTPIFTVYNSYHPLTKGQAVFGGTYNESLQKLWQTLDNTDGDKAYHHIDAYFSGHDHFYARKLINKEMDSKWKNSIVEVVCGGAGAPLANSKGCLTDSEKCITFDTPPEISSQFHFVVVNVYDMFVTLHVFNTEGAEIDHYLIEKVD; this is translated from the coding sequence ATGAAAAAGTCTTTTAGAGTTTTCTTAGTAGTTTTAGCTTTATTATTTCCATTTTCCAGTGCGGTATATAGCGAGGATTGTTCCAGCGTAAAGCAGCCATTTAGTTTTATAGTGTTTGGAGACAGCAGAGCTGACAGGAAAATTGACGCTGCGGTAAGCCCTTCACTTGCGCCATTAGTTGTTACAATTAAAGCCTATATAGATAATCCTCAAAAATATTACAAAAACGGTATTAAGCCCTCTTTTATCATGTTTAACGGAGACCTTGCAGTAAGGGCTAATAAGGAAAACTATGCAACATGGAAAAAAATAATGCAGCCGCTTTACGATGAAAAATTACCAATTGCCATAGCTTTGGGTAACCACGAGCTTTATGACTCAGATTCGGAATCCGGCTATCTGCAAAAACAAAAGGATTTTCAAGATTTTAACAACGAGGGACTGAGCAAGTTCCCAGAGCAGGGGAGGTGTATCAAGGGGTGGAATAATAATGCCGCATATTCGTTTATGTGGAATAATTCCTTGTTTATCACCATGGATACATATCTGTTTCCCCATGAGCTTAACGAACACAAAAAATACGACTTAAGCGGATGGATGGATAAGGAGCAATTAAATTTTGTCAAACATGAGTTAGTTTCAAATAATAAAGCAACGTTTACCTTTGTATTTGCACATACACCTATTTTTACCGTATATAATTCTTATCATCCTTTGACTAAAGGGCAGGCAGTATTTGGTGGAACTTACAACGAAAGCCTGCAAAAACTGTGGCAGACTCTTGATAACACAGATGGAGATAAAGCGTATCACCACATAGATGCCTATTTTTCTGGACACGATCATTTTTATGCAAGAAAGCTGATTAATAAAGAGATGGACTCAAAGTGGAAAAACAGTATTGTTGAGGTTGTCTGCGGCGGAGCCGGAGCCCCTCTGGCAAACTCCAAAGGTTGCCTGACTGACAGCGAAAAATGTATAACTTTCGATACCCCTCCGGAAATCAGCAGCCAGTTTCACTTTGTCGTGGTTAACGTATATGATATGTTTGTAACTCTGCACGTTTTTAACACGGAGGGTGCAGAAATAGATCACTATCTAATCGAAAAAGTAGATTAA
- the cheB gene encoding chemotaxis-specific protein-glutamate methyltransferase CheB, with the protein MKALKKRIRVLIVEDSPVAVLALKRMLETSDEIEVVGTARHGKEGLEMIPRVSPDVICTDLHMPVMDGLEFTKEVMARHPLPTLVVSVSVSETHTQNVFQLLQAGAIDVFPKPQGALIDQTGEFSAELISKIKILSGVIPFSKQKRQKGAAGVFPVVPARLDKAHSVSLTKNLRMIVIGASTGGPQALEAILKALPHDFPLPIVCVQHISDGFIDSLVEWLDKACKVKVVLARNDEIPQPSTVYFAPDHKHLTFNSEGRFLLTSAPPVDGHRPSVTVTMASLAERYQRGAMGVLLTGMGRDGADGLLSVSRVGGITIAQDKKSSIVFGMPEQAIRLGAAKYVLDVGSIAKVLVEFAHNEKTGI; encoded by the coding sequence ATGAAAGCTTTGAAAAAACGTATAAGAGTGCTAATCGTGGAGGACTCGCCTGTAGCTGTGCTGGCTCTTAAACGGATGCTTGAGACAAGTGATGAAATCGAGGTAGTGGGCACAGCCCGGCACGGCAAAGAGGGGCTTGAGATGATTCCCAGAGTGAGTCCCGATGTAATATGTACAGACCTTCACATGCCTGTTATGGATGGCCTGGAGTTTACCAAAGAGGTGATGGCCCGGCATCCCCTTCCCACATTAGTGGTAAGCGTCAGTGTAAGCGAAACTCACACTCAAAATGTGTTTCAACTTCTTCAGGCAGGAGCCATCGACGTGTTTCCAAAGCCTCAGGGTGCTTTAATTGATCAGACAGGGGAGTTTTCAGCCGAGTTAATAAGTAAGATAAAGATTCTCTCCGGGGTGATTCCATTTAGTAAACAAAAGAGACAAAAGGGTGCAGCCGGTGTTTTTCCCGTTGTACCAGCCCGTTTAGATAAAGCTCACAGTGTTTCCTTAACCAAAAATCTGAGGATGATTGTAATAGGAGCATCTACTGGAGGCCCGCAGGCTCTTGAAGCCATCCTTAAGGCGCTGCCCCATGATTTTCCCCTGCCCATAGTGTGTGTGCAGCATATAAGTGACGGGTTTATTGATAGTCTTGTTGAGTGGCTCGATAAGGCCTGTAAGGTGAAGGTGGTACTTGCCCGCAATGATGAAATACCTCAGCCATCAACCGTTTATTTTGCGCCCGACCATAAACACTTAACATTTAACAGCGAGGGCAGATTTTTACTGACCTCTGCTCCGCCGGTTGATGGCCACAGACCGTCTGTTACAGTGACAATGGCATCCCTTGCCGAACGCTATCAGAGAGGTGCTATGGGTGTGCTCTTAACCGGCATGGGACGCGACGGCGCAGACGGACTGCTCTCTGTAAGCAGGGTAGGGGGCATAACCATTGCTCAGGACAAAAAAAGCAGTATTGTCTTTGGGATGCCCGAACAGGCTATAAGGCTTGGGGCTGCCAAGTACGTGCTCGATGTTGGCAGTATTGCAAAGGTGTTGGTTGAATTTGCGCATAATGAAAAAACCGGTATATAA
- a CDS encoding response regulator has protein sequence MSQLHRTRLLIVEDSAIQRELLKRVLLRVGYDVVAAVDGIDGFAKAEKHNPSLIISDISMPGMDGYEMCQKIKNTERLSDIPVILLTALSDVREIIRGLQSEADYYITKPYDEKYLLLCIESLLSEENKGWDDNPDEGLKINFLGEHYTIKTHPRQTLNLLLSTYENAVQKNTELIKAQFELKTLNEELENKVRERTKELQSSEESYKVLFENTFSGFYRFTPDGRFLSINPAFTTMLGYSSKDELLSFCQDLSCQYFKHRDYEKFMEALRENTSIKDFVCHLKKKDGSELIIEQNIRVVKNDSGEVEYYEGFINDVTECKRAEAQLIKLSSAIIQSPVAVIITDVDGKIDFINPRFCEMTGYTRQEVRGKNPRFLQSGKTPPEVYTDLWDTIKSGGTWHGELLNKKKDGNFYWNSITVSPIRDADGTITHYLSVNEDITGRKEVEETLRKAKEASEVANRTKSEFLANMSHEIRTPMNAIIGMSGLVLDTNLQPEQKEYIETVLNSANSLLTIINSILDFSKIESGKLELEEISFDLRELTENICDPLSISAYKKGLELTSHVKPGVPLKLIGDPARLGQIIINLVGNALKFTETGEVVVEVDTEPGYDNGNSVMLHFTVSDTGIGIPASKFKYIFENFSQADGSMTRKYGGTGLGLAISKQLVTLMGGEIWLQSTEGKGSTFHFTAKFFISGVSEVIEQPCFNNVKVLVSCNYPTGCTLIRDILSCADNEVTEANGPEETIKKLEAAKAAGRPFDIAFVDVRLAGIGGFKMAEHILNDKTSASSVVMMLNSNQRSGDVERCREIGASSYLIKPIKYKEVIRTLTELLKKPAAEADVVKAAPKTEPVPTAISTLRILLVDDNLTNRVVAKGIMKKHGYSITEAEDGQQAIAILSEGLFDMVLMDVQMPVMDGFEATKIIKSTESTRHIPVIAMTAHAMKEDRQRCLDAGMDDYVTKPIRAAELKEVIERHNPLKQHS, from the coding sequence ATGTCACAATTACATAGAACCAGATTGCTTATAGTTGAAGACAGCGCCATTCAGAGGGAGCTTCTGAAACGGGTGCTGTTGCGTGTCGGCTATGACGTAGTCGCTGCGGTGGATGGTATTGACGGGTTTGCAAAGGCAGAAAAACACAACCCCTCGTTAATCATAAGCGACATTTCAATGCCAGGCATGGATGGCTATGAAATGTGCCAAAAGATAAAAAACACAGAGAGATTATCGGATATTCCTGTGATTTTACTTACTGCGCTTTCAGACGTTAGAGAAATCATACGAGGGCTTCAGTCCGAGGCCGACTACTACATCACAAAGCCGTATGATGAAAAGTATCTGCTCTTGTGTATAGAGTCGCTTCTTTCCGAGGAAAACAAGGGTTGGGACGACAACCCGGATGAAGGGCTTAAAATTAACTTCCTCGGTGAACATTACACAATAAAAACTCATCCACGGCAAACCCTGAACCTGCTTCTTTCCACGTATGAAAATGCCGTCCAGAAAAACACCGAACTAATCAAAGCCCAATTTGAGTTAAAAACCCTCAACGAGGAACTTGAAAACAAGGTACGTGAGCGTACCAAGGAATTACAGTCCTCCGAGGAGAGCTACAAAGTGCTTTTTGAAAACACTTTCAGCGGATTTTACAGATTTACCCCCGATGGCAGATTCCTTTCAATAAATCCGGCCTTTACCACAATGCTGGGGTACTCAAGTAAGGACGAGCTGTTGTCCTTTTGCCAGGACCTCTCGTGCCAGTATTTTAAACACAGGGATTATGAAAAATTTATGGAGGCACTGAGAGAGAACACTTCTATAAAAGACTTTGTGTGTCATCTGAAAAAGAAAGACGGCAGTGAACTGATTATAGAGCAAAACATCCGTGTGGTAAAAAACGATTCCGGCGAAGTGGAGTACTATGAGGGGTTTATTAATGACGTAACGGAGTGTAAACGTGCCGAGGCGCAGTTGATTAAGCTCTCAAGCGCCATAATCCAAAGCCCGGTGGCTGTGATTATTACCGATGTGGACGGCAAAATAGATTTTATTAATCCCAGATTCTGTGAAATGACAGGCTATACCAGGCAAGAGGTGAGAGGGAAAAACCCCAGGTTTTTGCAATCTGGAAAGACTCCACCTGAGGTCTATACAGACCTTTGGGATACGATAAAATCCGGCGGCACATGGCATGGAGAGCTGCTTAACAAAAAAAAGGACGGCAACTTCTACTGGAACAGCATCACAGTGTCACCGATAAGGGATGCCGATGGCACTATCACTCACTATTTGTCTGTGAATGAAGATATCACAGGCCGTAAAGAGGTAGAGGAGACACTGAGAAAAGCCAAGGAGGCCTCAGAGGTAGCAAACCGCACCAAAAGCGAATTTCTGGCTAACATGAGCCATGAGATCCGAACGCCTATGAATGCCATTATTGGGATGTCCGGTCTGGTTCTTGACACGAACTTACAGCCAGAACAGAAGGAATACATAGAGACAGTGCTTAATTCAGCCAATTCCCTTCTAACGATTATAAACAGCATCCTGGACTTTTCAAAAATAGAGTCCGGCAAACTGGAGCTTGAGGAGATAAGTTTTGATCTGCGTGAGCTAACGGAAAACATATGCGATCCTCTGTCCATATCTGCCTACAAGAAAGGCCTTGAGCTTACAAGCCATGTAAAACCCGGTGTGCCGCTAAAGTTAATTGGCGACCCGGCACGGCTTGGGCAGATAATTATTAACTTAGTTGGTAATGCTCTGAAATTTACAGAGACCGGAGAGGTAGTGGTAGAGGTGGACACGGAGCCTGGGTATGATAACGGGAATTCGGTCATGCTGCATTTTACTGTCTCTGACACAGGTATTGGAATACCTGCCTCCAAGTTTAAGTACATATTTGAAAACTTTTCCCAGGCTGACGGCTCAATGACGAGAAAGTATGGGGGCACTGGCCTTGGCCTTGCCATCTCAAAGCAGTTAGTGACGCTGATGGGCGGCGAGATATGGCTTCAGAGCACTGAGGGCAAGGGCAGCACATTTCATTTTACAGCAAAATTTTTCATAAGCGGCGTCAGTGAGGTTATAGAACAGCCATGTTTTAACAATGTCAAAGTGCTGGTGTCCTGTAATTATCCCACAGGTTGCACATTAATCAGAGACATTCTAAGTTGTGCCGACAATGAGGTTACAGAGGCAAACGGGCCTGAGGAGACAATTAAAAAGCTGGAGGCTGCCAAAGCTGCCGGACGCCCATTTGATATAGCGTTTGTTGACGTACGGCTTGCCGGAATTGGCGGATTTAAAATGGCTGAGCATATTCTGAATGATAAGACATCAGCCTCATCGGTAGTCATGATGTTAAATTCTAATCAAAGAAGCGGTGATGTGGAAAGATGCCGGGAAATCGGTGCCTCATCATATTTGATTAAACCGATAAAGTATAAAGAGGTCATAAGGACCTTAACAGAACTGTTGAAAAAACCGGCTGCAGAAGCTGACGTAGTAAAAGCTGCGCCAAAGACTGAGCCTGTGCCAACTGCAATTTCAACTCTTCGCATTCTTTTAGTAGATGATAACCTTACAAACCGTGTCGTTGCCAAAGGGATAATGAAAAAACACGGTTACTCAATAACTGAGGCAGAGGATGGCCAACAGGCGATAGCAATTCTTAGTGAAGGACTGTTTGATATGGTTTTAATGGACGTTCAAATGCCTGTGATGGATGGCTTTGAGGCAACAAAAATAATAAAGTCAACAGAGTCAACCCGTCACATACCGGTTATAGCAATGACGGCACACGCTATGAAAGAAGACAGACAGCGGTGTCTTGATGCCGGTATGGATGATTATGTAACAAAACCGATAAGAGCCGCAGAATTGAAAGAGGTTATAGAGCGGCATAATCCGCTAAAACAGCACAGCTGA
- a CDS encoding glycosyltransferase: MKVLQFGKYYPPAPPGGIEVVMYNLTEGINKEGTRCDVLCSNTNATYSEEIYNGYNVIRTKSYGKILSTSVSPQLISKFIDINKNYDIIHVHFPDPLANLAVLLAKPKNKVVLHWHSDIVRQRLLLKLYAPVMHWLMKRADAIITTTPTYITCSRHLNPFEHKAVTIPIGVATEHLASNKEEVAAIRKLHEGKKIIFSLGRLIYYKGYEHLIKAASELGEGYSVIIAGEGPLRERLSNMVKSMGLSDRVFLPGHIPDRQLGTYYEACDLFCLPSVERSEAFGIVIIEAMSFGKPVVATKLAGVGWVNQHGVTGINVEPGDPTELSHAIKLILNGKEMYNRFSINCRERFMNFFTREKMAQSAVKLYKNLLGS; this comes from the coding sequence GTGAAAGTGCTACAGTTTGGAAAGTATTATCCGCCGGCACCACCTGGCGGCATAGAAGTTGTCATGTATAACCTTACCGAGGGAATAAACAAAGAAGGCACAAGGTGTGATGTCCTCTGTTCTAACACCAATGCCACCTATTCTGAGGAAATCTATAACGGCTACAACGTAATCCGTACAAAATCCTACGGAAAGATCCTCTCTACCTCAGTCTCACCCCAGTTGATCTCGAAATTTATAGATATTAACAAAAACTACGACATTATCCACGTGCATTTTCCTGACCCGCTGGCAAACCTTGCTGTTTTGCTTGCCAAACCGAAAAATAAAGTTGTCCTTCATTGGCATAGCGATATTGTAAGACAACGTCTGCTGCTTAAACTCTATGCGCCGGTTATGCACTGGCTTATGAAAAGAGCAGATGCTATAATTACCACAACCCCTACCTACATTACCTGCTCCAGGCATCTTAATCCGTTTGAACATAAGGCTGTGACAATCCCAATCGGAGTGGCAACAGAGCATCTTGCCTCGAACAAAGAGGAGGTTGCAGCCATAAGAAAACTCCATGAGGGTAAGAAAATAATCTTCAGCCTCGGCAGATTGATCTACTACAAGGGGTATGAGCATTTGATTAAAGCTGCCTCAGAGCTTGGGGAGGGCTACTCTGTAATAATAGCCGGAGAGGGCCCGCTTAGAGAGCGTCTTAGCAATATGGTAAAATCAATGGGACTCAGCGACAGGGTTTTTCTGCCCGGACACATTCCCGACCGGCAACTGGGCACATACTATGAGGCCTGTGATTTATTTTGCCTGCCCTCGGTTGAACGCTCGGAGGCTTTTGGAATAGTCATTATTGAAGCCATGTCGTTTGGAAAACCGGTGGTAGCCACAAAACTTGCCGGTGTCGGATGGGTTAACCAGCACGGCGTAACTGGTATAAATGTGGAGCCCGGGGACCCCACCGAACTTTCTCATGCCATTAAGTTGATTCTAAACGGCAAGGAGATGTACAACAGGTTTTCTATTAATTGCAGGGAACGGTTTATGAACTTCTTTACAAGAGAAAAAATGGCACAGTCCGCTGTAAAACTCTACAAAAATTTACTCGGCAGTTAG